A single Coregonus clupeaformis isolate EN_2021a chromosome 39, ASM2061545v1, whole genome shotgun sequence DNA region contains:
- the LOC121554328 gene encoding cellular tumor antigen p53: MNGYRMEEQELSFTMSQGSFQQLWETNMTTRGPNIPPLVTENWSDLDVSLPPVLPEATFHENFDEGLFELPEPLAVEPSVSPQDSVPPPTSTVPSNIDYPGEHGFELRFHKSGTAKSVTSTYSVQLIKLYCQRAKTCPVEVLMAKEPPLGAILRATAIYKKSEHMSEVVSRCPHHQSTSDNNEGVAHRSHLIRVEGSQRAQYLEDSNTKRQSVLLPYEPPQLGSEATTVLLNFMCNSSCMGGMNRRPILTILTLETQEGQVLGRRCFEVRVCACPGRDRKTEEENANKARNGTKNTNGTKRKSQQALPPPGTSKKIKSGSSTEDEDKDNVFLLQVCGRQRYEWLKKINDSLELMDHVPPAEQEKYKKKGSPKSLKQDALAPKSGKRMVTKEERSDSD, encoded by the exons ATGAATGGATACAGGATGGAAGAGCAGGAGTTGAGCTTCACCATGAGCCAGGGGTCCTTCCAGCAGCTTTGGGAGACCAA CATGACTACTCGGGGGCCCAATATTCCACCGTTGGTGACTGAAAACTGGTCTGACCTGGATGTCTCG CTCCCTCCCGTCCTTCCCGAGGCCACCTTCCACGAGAACTTTGACGAGGGGCTGTTTGAGCTGCCGGAGCCCCTTGCCGTGGAGCCCTCGGTGTCGCCACAGGACAGTGTGCCTCCCCCTACCTCCACCGTCCCCTCCAACATCGACTACCCGGGGGAGCATGGCTTCGAGCTGCGCTTCCACAAGTCTGGCACCGCCAAGTCGGTCACCTCCACC TATTCTGTGCAGCTGATCAAGCTGTACTGCCAGCGGGCTAAGACCTGCCCGGTGGAGGTGCTGATGGCCAAGGAGCCCCCGCTAGGAGCCATCCTCCGTGCCACAGCCATCTACAAGAAGTCAGAGCACATGTCCGAAGTGGTCAGCCGCTGCCCCCATCACCAGAGCACCTCAGACAACAATGAAG GTGTGGCCCACCGCAGTCACCTGATCAGGGTGGAGGGGAGCCAGCGGGCTCAGTACCTGGAGGACAGCAACACCAAGCGTCAGAGCGTGCTGCTGCCCTACGAGCCTCCTCAG CTGGGCTCCGAGGCAACTACTGTTCTCCTGAACTTCATGTGCAACTCCAGTTGCATGGGTGGTATGAACCGACGGCCCATTCTCACCATCCTGACCCTGGAGACCCAGGA AGGTCAGGTTTTGGGTCGCCGTTGTTTTGAAGTCCGAGTCTGTGCCTGCCCTGGCCGGGACCGCAAGACCGAGGAAGAGAACGCAAACAAAGCTCGAAACGGGACCAAGAACACCAACGGCACCAAGAGAA AGTCCCAACAGGCCCTGCCGCCTCCGGGAACCAGTAAGAAGATCAAGAGCGGCTCTAGCACTGAGGATGAAGACAAGGACAATGTATTCTTGTTGCAG GTTTGTGGAAGACAGCGctatgagtggctcaagaagatcaATGATAGTCTGGAGCTGATGGACCACGTTCCTCCCGCTGAGCAGGAGAAATACAAGAAGAAAGG TTCCCCAAAGAGCCTCAAGCAGGATGCATTGGCCCCAAAGAGCGGAAAGAGGATGGTTACAAAGGAAGAGAGGAGCGACTCTGACTAA